The Henckelia pumila isolate YLH828 chromosome 2, ASM3356847v2, whole genome shotgun sequence genome includes a window with the following:
- the LOC140881744 gene encoding zinc finger CCCH domain-containing protein 18-like: MDPFEAAKVVHDRIIQLEPGHIARKIAGYVFLKGLPAQELIRLAMAPDSVIHNLIQSAKAGLHLASPVISPPISPNMNPSPLSGASIIQFPPFSPASPRTFSAPIQRVPTPYWNSLSMHNKPMSYSDPLPEEYGLQSQSSFDDLLESLGPNDCYSHEAAFDNFGIRGIRNSPNFMDFPVKTCHYFSRGFCKHGSNCRFLHGESFPDVYTNDFGTTSFEVGFEDQAFSPGSLEKLEQDIAELLKSRGGIPVSIASLPMIYYERYGKTLQAEGYLTESQRHGKAGYSLTKLLERLRSSIKLISRPHGQHAVVLVEDAPRYMADIQFDRNDPGPVVSGSRQIYLTFPAESTFTEEDVSNHFSSFGQVQDVRIPCQQKRMFGFVTFASADTVRLILSKGNPHYVCGARVLVKPYREKSKLIDRKYQEPYYYHSHPMDHDSELQARLESSLLFRRQIMEEQEHALQLEAMRLSQLQLSSKTLPTQSCSGYSMDDLKFPKGRVKFQSSYNYFLDAMNNGSTSDKYITNNNCSDQESAQGLNLPDSPFKVGSSISAVI; this comes from the exons ATGGATCCATTCGAAGCTGCTAAGGTTGTTCACGATAGAATCATTCAATTGGAACCCGGACATATCGCTCGGAAGATAGCCGGTTATGTCTTCTTGAAAGGTCTTCCTGCTCAAGAGTTGATTCGATTGGCTATGGCGCCGGATTCTGTAATCCACAACTTGATTCAAAGTGCCAAAGCCGGTCTTCATTTAGCCTCACCAGTCATTTCACCCCCTATTTCGCCAAACATGAATCCAAGCCCGTTGTCGGGTGCTTCTATCATCCAGTTTCCACCCTTTTCGCCAGCTTCGCCGCGTACCTTTTCGGCCCCGATTCAAAGAGTGCCAACTCCTTATTGGAACTCCCTGTCTATGCATAATAAGCCGATGAGTTATTCTGATCCTTTACCCGAAGAGTATGGTTTACAAAGTCAATCTAGTTTTGATGACCTGTTGGAGAGTTTAGGACCAAATGATTGCTATAGTCATGAAGCTGCATTTGACAATTTTGGCATTAGGGGTATCCGGAACTCTCCGAACTTCATGGATTTTCCTGTCAAGACTTGTCACTATTTCAGTAGGGGGTTCTGTAAGCACGGCAGTAATTGTAGGTTTTTGCACGGGGAATCTTTTCCTGATGTCTATACCAATGACTTTGGTACTACTTCATTTGAAGTTGGTTTTGAAGATCAAGCCTTTTCACCAGGGTCCCTTGAGAAACTAGAGCAAGATATTGCAGAGTTACTAAAATCTCGAGGTGGTATCCCGGTTTCGATTGCTTCTCTACCTATGATATACTATGAGAGATACGGGAAAACTTTACAAGCAGAAGGGTACTTGACTGAAAGCCAGAGGCATGGGAAAGCCGGTTATAGTTTGACGAAACTTCTTGAACGGCTGAGAAGCAGCATTAAGCTAATTAGCAG GCCTCATGGACAGCATGCTGTGGTGCTGGTGGAAGATGCTCCCAGATATATGGCTGATATTCAATTTGACAGAAACGACCCTGGTCCAGTCGTTAGCGGTTCACGCCAGATTTATTTAACTTTCCCTGCTGAGAGTACCTTCACTGAGGAAGATGTTTCTAATCACTTTAG TTCTTTCGGTCAAGTCCAAGACGTGAGGATCCCATGCCAGCAGAAAAGGATGTTTGGTTTCGTAACCTTTGCGAGTGCAGACACTGTGAGGTTGATTCTGTCGAAGGGAAATCCACACTATGTTTGTGGTGCACGCGTTCTTGTTAAACCTTACCGAGAAAAATCAAAGCTCATTGATAG GAAGTATCAAGAACCGTACTACTATCACTCGCACCCAATGGATCATGATTCCGAACTTCAAGCCA GATTGGAATCCTCTCTGCTGTTTAGGCGGCAGATAATGGAAGAGCAAGAACATGCCCTTCAATTGGAGGCCATGCGTCTCTCACAACTCCAATTATCAAGCAAAACTCTACCTACTCAATCTTGCTCCGGCTATTCCATGGATGATCTAAAATTCCCCAAAG GCCGTGTCAAATTCCAGTCAAGCTACAACTATTTTCTCGATGCCATGAACAATGGCTCTACTAGTGACAAGTACATTACTAACAACAATTGCAGTGATCAGGAGAG TGCTCAAGGACTTAATCTACCCGACAGCCCGTTCAAGGTCGGTAGCAGCATTTCAGCAGTCATATAG